The stretch of DNA TCTTCTTTTCAGGCCTTATCTATTGCTCTTTCTGGCCGCGTAGGAACTGGTAACATTGCTGGTACAGCAACTGCAATCGCAATGGGAGGACCAGGGGCAGTATTCTGGATGTGGGCTATGGCCTTCATCGGTGCAGCAACTGCTTATATAGAGTCGACATTAGCGCAAATTTACAAAGTAAAGAAAGATGGGCAATATCGCGGGGGCCCAGCATTCTATATTGAAAAAGGTATGGGTATTAAATGGTTTGCCGTTCTATTCGCTATTTCTGCCGTTCTAGCATTGTCTATATTAATGCCAGGTATTCAATCAAATTCAATTGCAGCAGGTATGGAGAATGCATTTAATATTCCAACATGGATCACTGGTTTATTTATCATAGGATTATTAGGATTTATTATTTTTGGTGGAGTAAAACGTATTGCTAATGTTGCGCAATTAGTAGTTCCATTCATGGCTCTTGGATATATTCTTGTCGCACTTATTATTATGGCCATGAATATTGGCGAAGTAGGCAATGTTTTCGCCCTTATTTTCAAAAGTGCCTTTGGTGCTGAATCAATGTTTGGTGGTCTTGTTGGTAGTGCAATTGCGTGGGGAGTAAAGCGTGGAATTTACTCAAATGAAGCAGGTCAAGGTACAGGTCCACATGCTGCTGCAGCTGCTGAAGTATCCCACCCTGCTAAACAAGGTTTAGTGCAAGCGTTTTCAGTTTATGTTGATACATTATTAGTTTGTTCAGCAACAGCGTTTATGATTTTGTTCACAGGAACGTTCAATACTGTCGGTCCAGATGGAGAGACATTAATCGTAAACAATATTCCTGGTGTTGAGGCTGGACCTGGGTATACACAGGCAGCTGTTGAAACTGCTTTCCCTGGATTTGGCGCTGGATTCGTTGCGATTTCTCTATTTTTCTTCGCCTTTACGACAATAATGGCATACTATTATATGTCAGAAACGAATGTTGCTTACTTGTTTAAAAATGCAAAATGGCCAACGTTTATTTTGAAATTTGTACTGTTAGTTTCAACTTTCTATGGTGCTATTAGAACAGCAGATCTCGCATGGGCATTTGGGGATGCGGGATTAGGGATAATGGTTTGGTTGAATATGATTGCAATAGTCATTCTAGCAAAACCAGCAATAGTCGCCTTAAAGGATTATGAGCAACAGAAGAAACAAGGGCTCGACCCTGTGTTTAACTCAACAAAGCTAGGCATTAAGAATGCCGATTATTGGGAAAATGGGTATCAAGAGGAAAAAGAGAAAGTATCATAATAAATGGAAAAGATGCTTGGCATATGCTGAGCATCTTTTTTCGCTAATAAGCATACTTAAGTCAAAAATATGAGAATGAACTCTATTGAATTCCTTCAATAATTTTTCCATACTATTGTTTGAGATGAAAAAATAAGTATGATTTTCATCATCATAGGTCATTATGAAAGGCTTCCCTTCTTCAGGGAGGAAAATGATTATTTCATCAATCAGTGAATGTAACCATTGATTTTGAACTGGAATAGGTGGGTTTAAAGGGATTTTTATCATTTGCCCCTTGTTAGGAATAGGGTTAAATTTTTTGTATACATCATGAATTTCCTTAACGATTTCTTCTATATTCTTTTGAATCGTTGGGGTCATTGGAACTGTATGAGTGACCATTCCTTTTTCTATATCAAAAATCTCGATTTGCCCTACATTTTGTCCATAAATGTTTGAAGTATTAAGAAATATACATAGCATGACAAGAACTATTATTTTTTGAATCAATATTAACCACCTCATTGCTAATATTTCCGAGATTTATTCATATTATGAAATGCCTGATTATCGATGGACTAGACATCTCTCCTTACATGAGATAGTATCAATCAGTAGCAATAGAGGAAACTAAAGAAACTTATACAGCCTTGCTGTTCAAATAGAAAATGTATAAAAGGGGTTTCATATGTCAAATACACTAATTAGCCAATTAAAGCCATTTTTACAAGAAGTATGGAAAAAAGAAGGGTTTAATCAACCAACAACCGTTCAGTCAAAAGCCGTTCCAGTTGCTATTGAGGGAAAAGATGTGATGGCAGAATCACCGACTGGTACTGGAAAGACCCTTGCTTATTTACTTCCAGTTTTAGAGAAAATGAATGCAGAAGCAAAGGCAGTTCAAGCTGTCATTATTGCACCATCACAGGAGCTTGTTATGCAAATATTGCAGGAGATTCAAAAATGGGGAGAAGGCAGCGGAATCCGAGCAGCATCCTTTATCGGTGGTGCGAATGTGAAGAGACAGCTGGAAAAATTAAAAAAACATCCACATATTGCTGTTGGAACACCGGGAAGAATGCTGGAATTAATTAAGCAGAAAAAGCTAAAAATGCATGAAGTCAGGACTGTCGTGCTTGATGAGGTAGATCAGCTGCTTGTTCATGAGCATTTGGATACAATTCGTCAGATCATGAAATCAACTTTGAGTGAGAGACAAACGATTCTTTTTTCAGCCACTTTGCCAAAAGGAATTGAGCAGCTTGCATTGGAGCTAACAAATGATCCTGTCATCATCAGAGTTGAAAAAGATGAGACCATTCAAGCGGCCGAGGTTGATCATATTTATTTCGTTGCAGAGCAAAGAGACAAACTCATGATGCTCGAAAAAATTTCTAGACTTGAATCCATTAAAGCACTCGTTTTCGTGAGAGATATAGGGAATCTTACGGTCATGTCAGAAAAATTAGCCTATAAGAACATTCATACCAGCTTTCTTCACAGTGATTTAAATAAAACAGATCGTCAAAAATCTTTACAGGATTTCCGTACAGGCAAAACAAAAATGCTGCTTGCAACAGATGTGGCTGCAAGAGGATTAGATATTAAAGATGTGACACATGTTGTCCATTTCGATTTCCCTAAGGATCTTAAACAATATGTTCACCGTTCAGGCAGAACTGGCAGATTCGGGGCCAGTGGGGTGGTTATATCACTGGTGACGGATAGAGAGGAACGAGAGCTAAAGAAATTTGCGAAGGAGCTTCGTATTCAAGCAAATAAAAAAGTGATGCGCGGTGGAAAAATTGTCGATCCAGATCAGTCGAAATAATCCCTGCATAATGTAGCCATAATCGCCCATACTACTTTTTGAGAAATAGAAAAGGGGTAGAGACAATTATGGGCAGAAAAAAGCTTGGAAATGCAAATGCACAGCGAAATAATAATGTTAAAAAGGGAAACCACACAAGTTCTGAATTAGTTGAATTTACAACAGGACAAGAAAAATCGCAAAAGAATCTCCGCCAAGAGTAAAAGAACAGGGGTTGTCCCAAAAGGTGTCTGGCATCCACATAATACTCAATATCTAGAATTTCACTCGCTTATTGATAATAGATATTGTTCGTGGTGCCTGACACCTTTGCTGTTGGGACAACCCTTTTTTACTTAATCAAGATCAACCTTTCTCAATGGCCTTTTCGTTGGTCCATTTAAAACTTCACCATCATACGTATATCGCGATCCATGGCAAGGGCAGTCCCATGTTCGTTCAGCTTCATTCCACTCAGTTTCACAGCCCAGATGTGTACATGTTGTATCGACCAGATGCAGTTTTCCTTCCTTATCACGGTAAGCTCCTGCTCTTTTTCCATTCACCATGACAACAGCGCCCTCATCATTTTCTATGTCACTAGGTTCTTTTGGAGCTACTTCTAGTTTTCCACTTATCAAATGTCCTGCTACATCGGTATTAATCGAGATGATTTGCTTTATGCTAGGGTCTGCTTGGAATCTTGATGGATCAAATAATTCACGATACTGATTTTCTTTTTCAGTGATAATATCCTTCAATAGCATGGCTGCAAAAGTCCCGTTTGTCATTCCCCATTTTCGGAAGCCAGTGGCAACAAGAATATTCTGCTTGGTAGAAGTAATAGGGCCGATGTATGGGACATTGTCAAGTGTTACTAAATCCTGTGCAGACCAGCGATATGGGAATTCATTAATTCCGAGCACCTCTTCGGCAAAGCCTTCAAGTGCCTCATAATGCTTCATCATATTAATGCCCTGACCTGTTTTGTGACCTTCACCACCAACAAGTATTAATTTTTCATCATTAAAAGGGGTATATCTTAATGAGCGAGTAGGCTCATCAGCACTATAATACATCCCACCAGGGTAATCCATTTTTGATTTTACTCCAAGGACGTAGGATCTGCTAACATACATTCTTGCAAAATAGAAGCCCATCATATCTACAAACGGAAAGTGAGAGGCAACAATTACATGTTTGCAGTTTACTCGATGACCATCCCTCGTAATGATGACTGGATGATCGCCTTCCCCTATATCTGTTGCGGTCGTTTTTTCATAAACAATTCCACCAGCTTCAACGAAATCTTCCAATAATTTTTTCATATATTTTAAAGGATGAAATTGTGCTTGATTATTCATGACAATGGTGGCCTTTGTTTTAATATCAAAAGGGATGCCATCTACAAGGCTGCCATTAATCCCAAGCTTTTGATAGGCATCCATTTCGGTTTCTATTTTTTTTGCATACTTATCAGAAGTGGCATATATAAATGATTGTTCTTCACTAAAGTCGCAATCAATACTTTTTTCCTTCACCTTGTTACGAACAAAATCAATTGCACTGCTTTCCGCCTCAAAATAAAGCTTAGCTTTCTCAATTCCAAAGTGGTTAATTAGTTCGTCATAAATCAATCCATGCTGGGCTGTTAGTTTTGCAGTTGTATGGCCTGTTGTTCCGGTTAGAATATTTCCAGCTTCTAGAATTGCCACTTTGAAACCTTCTTTTATTAGAAGATATCCAGCGGTAATTCCAGTAATTCCACCGCCAACAATGGCTATATCAACAGAAGTATGCTCTGTTAGCTTTTCGAATGATGGCAGAGGGATTTCTCTCCAATAAGACTCTGGGAACTGCGGCATTTTATTATTTGATGTCATACCTTTCCTCCTATAGGCTTCTACATTGTCATACATAATTTTTCCAATTACATTCATTTGTATACAAAATGTATAGGAGAATAGGAAGTATGGATGAATTAAAAAAGCTGGCTATACAAAAATAGCCAGTTCTTGTTTCAATCTTTTTTCTCAGAATCTTCATTTTGGGGTATTGGATCGATAGAACTTGAGTGTTCCTTATTTGTTGCATTATTAATAAAGTAGAAAAGTAAAATACCGACGATACCTAATGAAATAACAAAGCCTATTGTTGTAATGAGCATTAAACTCATGAGTTAACCTCCCTTTTCATTCGAACGATATCATTTGCATAAAAGATTTAATGGAGAAGAGAGAACTTCGTATATGTGTAAAAATAAGGCTATTTAATATAAATATATGCTTTAAGATGATTTATTTTGACAATAAAAAAAAGGGATTATTGCTACAAGGAATGAATTAATCATGTATATATTGCTACCGTAATTAATCTGGAGGGATAAACGATGAAATGGAAAACAGCAGATATTTG from Cytobacillus dafuensis encodes:
- a CDS encoding alanine/glycine:cation symporter family protein — its product is MEAFVNGLNNILWSTPVIYICLGVGLLFSIFTRFLQVRHIKDMIMLMFQGKSSEAGVSSFQALSIALSGRVGTGNIAGTATAIAMGGPGAVFWMWAMAFIGAATAYIESTLAQIYKVKKDGQYRGGPAFYIEKGMGIKWFAVLFAISAVLALSILMPGIQSNSIAAGMENAFNIPTWITGLFIIGLLGFIIFGGVKRIANVAQLVVPFMALGYILVALIIMAMNIGEVGNVFALIFKSAFGAESMFGGLVGSAIAWGVKRGIYSNEAGQGTGPHAAAAAEVSHPAKQGLVQAFSVYVDTLLVCSATAFMILFTGTFNTVGPDGETLIVNNIPGVEAGPGYTQAAVETAFPGFGAGFVAISLFFFAFTTIMAYYYMSETNVAYLFKNAKWPTFILKFVLLVSTFYGAIRTADLAWAFGDAGLGIMVWLNMIAIVILAKPAIVALKDYEQQKKQGLDPVFNSTKLGIKNADYWENGYQEEKEKVS
- a CDS encoding DEAD/DEAH box helicase; its protein translation is MSNTLISQLKPFLQEVWKKEGFNQPTTVQSKAVPVAIEGKDVMAESPTGTGKTLAYLLPVLEKMNAEAKAVQAVIIAPSQELVMQILQEIQKWGEGSGIRAASFIGGANVKRQLEKLKKHPHIAVGTPGRMLELIKQKKLKMHEVRTVVLDEVDQLLVHEHLDTIRQIMKSTLSERQTILFSATLPKGIEQLALELTNDPVIIRVEKDETIQAAEVDHIYFVAEQRDKLMMLEKISRLESIKALVFVRDIGNLTVMSEKLAYKNIHTSFLHSDLNKTDRQKSLQDFRTGKTKMLLATDVAARGLDIKDVTHVVHFDFPKDLKQYVHRSGRTGRFGASGVVISLVTDREERELKKFAKELRIQANKKVMRGGKIVDPDQSK
- a CDS encoding FAD-dependent oxidoreductase translates to MTSNNKMPQFPESYWREIPLPSFEKLTEHTSVDIAIVGGGITGITAGYLLIKEGFKVAILEAGNILTGTTGHTTAKLTAQHGLIYDELINHFGIEKAKLYFEAESSAIDFVRNKVKEKSIDCDFSEEQSFIYATSDKYAKKIETEMDAYQKLGINGSLVDGIPFDIKTKATIVMNNQAQFHPLKYMKKLLEDFVEAGGIVYEKTTATDIGEGDHPVIITRDGHRVNCKHVIVASHFPFVDMMGFYFARMYVSRSYVLGVKSKMDYPGGMYYSADEPTRSLRYTPFNDEKLILVGGEGHKTGQGINMMKHYEALEGFAEEVLGINEFPYRWSAQDLVTLDNVPYIGPITSTKQNILVATGFRKWGMTNGTFAAMLLKDIITEKENQYRELFDPSRFQADPSIKQIISINTDVAGHLISGKLEVAPKEPSDIENDEGAVVMVNGKRAGAYRDKEGKLHLVDTTCTHLGCETEWNEAERTWDCPCHGSRYTYDGEVLNGPTKRPLRKVDLD